In the genome of Oceanispirochaeta sp. M1, one region contains:
- the lnt gene encoding apolipoprotein N-acyltransferase: protein MENTLKKYPWLTELFLLVSGSLLFALSFPNFMYRWGFAFLAWFALIPIFILINRVGFLKSMLYGALYGYFAYSLLNFWLAKFNPTSFVVVPLIYGIYFIFWFPVFKWADWAFSRWGYILQLVFWLGFEIFRTRGFLGYSYGIMGYTQYRNPAVIGIADITGVLGVSMLVVFPSIWIARYIRFRKEEGASFEVLKKARFLVIPGIVYLVILAGSLLYSGINKVDYEDGPKWKTSLIQHDINAWLSGTEVYTRALDKLLELSEKTLEEDKPDVVIWSETAFVPSIEWHNKRRDDRERLALVQKLMTFLEKTDTPFIIGNNDTRLSAGKKVTYNAVLQFEGSEIADKYHKIHLVPFGEHFPYVKLFPRFYEYILDNGATFYEKGSDYTVFDVNGVKASPLICFEDTFGYLSRNFIREGAQVLVNVTNDSWSPAQACSIQHVGMAVFRSVENRRSMVRATNGGFTCLIDPNGKIVEYLEPFTEDVLTVDVPVYDGDPTVYNRTEFLFDRLIMVMSVLAALLLAVVTIQRKRGKK, encoded by the coding sequence ATGGAGAACACTCTTAAAAAATATCCCTGGCTTACAGAGCTTTTTCTGCTGGTTTCGGGATCTTTGCTTTTTGCTCTATCCTTTCCAAACTTTATGTACCGATGGGGATTCGCATTCCTTGCCTGGTTTGCCCTGATTCCCATATTTATTCTGATCAACCGGGTCGGGTTTTTAAAGAGCATGTTATATGGAGCTCTTTATGGGTATTTTGCCTACAGTCTTTTGAACTTCTGGCTGGCTAAATTCAATCCAACGTCCTTTGTGGTAGTACCCCTTATCTATGGCATATATTTTATTTTCTGGTTTCCTGTCTTTAAATGGGCCGACTGGGCTTTTTCCCGCTGGGGATACATTCTGCAGCTGGTTTTCTGGCTTGGATTTGAAATCTTCAGAACAAGAGGATTTCTCGGCTATTCATACGGAATTATGGGATACACACAGTACAGAAACCCCGCTGTAATCGGAATTGCCGACATCACCGGGGTCCTGGGAGTTTCCATGCTTGTGGTCTTTCCGTCAATATGGATAGCCAGGTATATCCGTTTCAGGAAAGAGGAGGGGGCCTCCTTCGAAGTCTTGAAAAAGGCACGTTTTCTGGTAATCCCCGGTATTGTCTACCTTGTCATTCTGGCAGGAAGTCTGCTGTATTCAGGTATAAATAAAGTAGATTATGAAGATGGCCCTAAATGGAAAACCTCTCTGATTCAGCACGATATAAATGCCTGGCTCAGTGGTACGGAAGTCTATACCCGGGCTCTTGATAAACTTCTTGAACTGTCGGAAAAAACTCTGGAAGAGGATAAGCCCGATGTAGTTATCTGGTCCGAAACAGCTTTTGTCCCCTCTATTGAGTGGCATAACAAGCGACGGGATGATCGAGAGAGGCTGGCTCTTGTCCAGAAACTTATGACCTTTCTTGAGAAGACAGATACACCCTTTATCATTGGTAATAATGATACCAGACTCTCGGCGGGCAAGAAGGTCACCTATAATGCGGTTCTTCAGTTCGAGGGATCAGAGATTGCCGACAAATACCATAAAATCCATCTTGTTCCCTTTGGTGAGCATTTTCCATATGTAAAATTGTTTCCCCGATTCTATGAATATATTCTGGATAACGGAGCAACATTCTACGAAAAGGGAAGTGATTATACAGTCTTCGATGTAAACGGAGTGAAGGCTTCTCCCCTCATCTGTTTTGAAGATACATTCGGTTATCTGAGCCGTAATTTTATAAGAGAGGGTGCACAGGTCCTGGTCAATGTCACCAATGACTCATGGTCTCCTGCACAGGCCTGTTCTATACAGCACGTAGGTATGGCCGTATTTCGTTCCGTTGAAAACAGACGCTCCATGGTCCGGGCGACTAACGGCGGATTCACCTGTCTCATAGATCCCAATGGTAAAATTGTTGAGTATCTGGAGCCCTTTACAGAGGATGTCCTAACTGTGGATGTTCCTGTTTATGATGGTGATCCCACAGTCTATAATAGAACTGAATTTTTATTTGACCGGCTGATTATGGTCATGTCTGTTCTGGCAGCTTTGCTGCTGGCAGTGGTCACAATTCAAAGAAAAAGAGGTAAGAAATGA
- the pepD gene encoding beta-Ala-His dipeptidase, producing MNHSDRIISFLEEINKTPRKSGNRGPITAYLRGWAEKRGYEVKQDKTDNLLIRVPPTPGYEKAPIIVLQGHSDMVCEKVPESNHDFTKDAVKLVREGDWIKGDGTTIGADNGIAIALAMELVSSEDAEHPPIEILITSDEEIGLVGANALEDGFVEGKVLINLDSEEEGIFTIGCAGGADSDFTVPVNSAAPGSAQFYTLTLGGLKGGHSGMDIALNHGNALKMIERVLSSLSTQKGFSLASINGGSGATNAICRDADAVFAADGDIRPLIAEWASLLKGECGTVEEDFFLTVIEASAPGKVLNADSAQRVLRTIRLTPHGVEKMSSDIEGLVETSSNLAWAEISADKARLQTSQRSAVMSELKDMNERMIAVAELAGGSCFTLNKYPSWKPNPSSALLERCTRIYKECCGKEAVVEAIHAGLECGLIGDKYPGMDMISMGPSMEAVHTPGERLYVPSLEPFRDFLVALLKSFK from the coding sequence ATGAATCACAGCGATAGAATTATATCCTTTCTAGAGGAAATCAATAAAACTCCCCGAAAGTCGGGAAACCGCGGACCCATTACCGCCTATCTGAGAGGCTGGGCTGAGAAGAGGGGATACGAAGTAAAGCAGGATAAAACTGATAACCTGCTGATCAGGGTTCCCCCAACCCCCGGATATGAGAAGGCTCCAATAATTGTTCTTCAGGGACATTCGGATATGGTCTGTGAGAAGGTTCCCGAATCAAATCATGATTTTACAAAAGATGCAGTTAAGCTTGTAAGAGAGGGTGACTGGATAAAAGGAGATGGTACCACAATCGGTGCGGATAACGGAATCGCCATTGCTCTGGCAATGGAGCTGGTGAGTTCAGAAGATGCGGAGCATCCTCCCATTGAGATCCTTATTACCTCAGATGAAGAGATAGGCCTTGTAGGTGCGAATGCTCTGGAAGACGGTTTTGTGGAAGGTAAAGTCCTGATCAACCTGGACTCCGAAGAGGAAGGTATCTTTACAATCGGATGCGCCGGTGGCGCTGACAGTGATTTCACAGTTCCCGTCAATTCTGCAGCCCCTGGTTCTGCACAGTTTTACACCCTTACTCTGGGAGGTCTCAAGGGAGGTCATTCGGGTATGGATATTGCCCTCAATCATGGTAATGCTCTTAAAATGATTGAAAGGGTTCTCAGCAGTTTGAGTACTCAGAAGGGATTTTCTCTTGCCTCTATTAACGGTGGCAGCGGTGCTACCAATGCAATCTGCCGTGATGCTGATGCCGTGTTTGCAGCAGATGGAGATATCCGGCCTCTCATTGCTGAGTGGGCGTCACTGCTGAAAGGGGAATGCGGTACAGTGGAAGAAGATTTTTTTCTGACAGTGATCGAAGCTTCTGCTCCTGGAAAAGTTCTTAATGCAGACTCTGCCCAGCGTGTTCTCAGGACCATCCGTCTGACACCCCATGGTGTTGAAAAAATGTCATCAGATATTGAGGGACTTGTGGAAACTTCCAGCAACCTGGCCTGGGCTGAAATATCTGCCGATAAGGCCAGATTGCAGACAAGCCAGAGATCTGCTGTTATGTCAGAACTTAAAGATATGAACGAAAGAATGATTGCAGTTGCCGAGTTGGCGGGAGGCAGTTGTTTTACTCTGAACAAGTATCCTTCATGGAAACCCAATCCCTCATCGGCTCTCCTTGAAAGATGTACCCGTATTTACAAAGAGTGCTGCGGGAAAGAGGCTGTTGTAGAAGCTATTCATGCAGGACTTGAGTGCGGGCTGATCGGTGACAAGTATCCGGGAATGGATATGATTTCCATGGGACCCAGCATGGAAGCAGTTCATACTCCTGGGGAGCGTCTCTATGTCCCTTCACTGGAGCCCTTTCGTGATTTCCTTGTTGCTCTTCTGAAATCTTTTAAATAG
- a CDS encoding ThiF family adenylyltransferase, with product MERFLRIDRLIGREKRESLAEKRACIVGLGAVGGYALEALARSGVGYFTLVDFDTVNLTNINRQLLALESTIGESKVELARRRILDINPQCKVSALNIFAHDESMEQIFSEKPDVLIDAIDSMAPKLTLLEYAWNRGIPIVSSMGAAVHTDPFSIRCSDLMKTHTCPLARQIRKKLRRRGVGKGITCLYSAETVEYDYKDPEEEENPDRNEQVLDRGRKRKVLGSLPTITGIFGLQIGHCALEKLLGGSFR from the coding sequence ACGCATTGACCGTCTTATCGGACGGGAGAAAAGAGAGAGTCTCGCAGAGAAGAGAGCCTGCATAGTCGGCCTCGGTGCTGTGGGAGGTTATGCCCTGGAGGCTTTGGCCCGCAGCGGAGTCGGATATTTCACTCTCGTTGATTTTGATACGGTCAATCTGACAAACATCAACAGACAGCTCCTGGCTCTGGAATCTACAATCGGAGAATCCAAAGTGGAACTTGCCAGAAGACGGATTCTGGATATTAATCCTCAATGCAAGGTATCAGCCCTGAATATATTTGCCCATGATGAGTCAATGGAGCAGATCTTCTCGGAAAAACCGGATGTATTGATAGATGCCATCGACTCCATGGCTCCTAAACTTACCCTTCTGGAATATGCGTGGAATAGGGGTATTCCCATTGTTTCATCCATGGGAGCCGCGGTGCATACTGATCCATTTTCAATAAGATGCAGCGACCTGATGAAGACTCATACCTGCCCCCTTGCCAGACAAATCCGGAAAAAACTCCGGCGCAGAGGAGTTGGAAAAGGGATCACCTGCCTCTATTCTGCTGAGACTGTGGAATATGATTATAAAGATCCGGAAGAAGAGGAGAATCCCGACAGGAATGAACAGGTACTGGACAGGGGAAGGAAACGAAAGGTGTTGGGGAGTCTGCCGACCATAACCGGCATCTTCGGCCTGCAGATAGGACATTGCGCCCTGGAGAAACTTCTGGGTGGAAGCTTTCGCTGA